A genome region from Chloroflexi bacterium ADurb.Bin180 includes the following:
- the tmpC gene encoding Membrane lipoprotein TmpC precursor, translating into MRKWFSTLVVLAVVLGMLVTSCKPTATPTAVPPPTVKPPTAPTATPKPADKVTITLWEQEAEDRDSGALLPLLNEFMAANPGILVEMTHYGNEELRTQFQTASLAGQAPEVVRCPNDFAGPFSTMGIVMPIKDLLDQAYLDTLLPGAVAGGVVAGTLWGVPDSSGNHLMLLYNKNLVTKVPADWDELIATAKAQTNEAAGTWGLVYNTQEPFWLAPFLGGFGGWALDDATDMPTLNTPEMVKALQFMADLSNKHKIVPPGCDYNTADTLFKEGKAAFLINGDWSLGGYTEAGLNYGTAAMPVIKETGKYPSPMTSGKYYMVSNEVKKGTPKFEAVKKLVEFLCGEKAQQMWLEKFKVLPSNKKVAESPIIQSDPILQGSAAQLSHGRGMPAAPQLRCFWDPARPGQQGVIAGSISAAEAAVKMQEDADRCIKEAGLGPKKKIKVGLVTDVGKVNDGTFNEFAYKGMMKAVEEFGLQSAFIETLAPTDYEKNIEQFAKEGYDMIITVGFMINDATTAMAKKYPNIKFAGVDEGSDQPNFAGLVFSEDQSGFLAGCLAGLMTKSNVVGIVAGMEIPPVIKFRRGYQNGVKHVNPNAKVLGVYIDSFTDPARGKEAALSQIAEKADVIFGAGGPTGSGGIMGAAAQGVWVIGVDQDEYLTTFGKGSVAGANKLLSSAMKRVDVAVYSAIRNAVIDLWQGGNVLFEAENDGVGLAPYHDTESAIPQAVKDKLTQIAADMKAGTVTSGVNAETLMAKKIKVGLVTDVGKVNDGTFNEFAYKGMMKAAEEMELTTAFIETLAPTDYEKNIEQFAKEKYDMIITVGFMINDATTAMAKKYPNIKFAGVDEGSDQPNFAGLVFSEDQSGFLAGCLAGLMTKSNVVGIVAGMEIPPVIKFRRGYQNGVKHVNPNAKVLGVYIDSFTDPARGKEAALSQIAEKADVIFGAGGPTGSGGIMGAAAQGVWVIGVDQDEYLTTFGKGSVAGANKLLSSAMKRVDVAVYDAIKNAAMDKWQGGNVLFESKNDGVGLAPYHDTESAIPQAVKDQLTHIAAEMKAGKVTSGVKL; encoded by the coding sequence ATGCGTAAATGGTTTTCGACCCTAGTTGTGCTGGCCGTCGTGCTGGGCATGCTGGTGACGTCGTGCAAACCCACGGCGACACCGACGGCAGTACCCCCGCCGACAGTCAAGCCCCCCACAGCACCTACCGCCACGCCCAAGCCGGCGGACAAGGTAACCATCACGCTGTGGGAGCAGGAAGCGGAGGACCGCGATAGCGGCGCTCTACTCCCCCTGCTGAACGAGTTCATGGCCGCCAACCCCGGCATCCTAGTGGAGATGACCCACTACGGGAACGAGGAGCTGCGCACGCAGTTCCAGACCGCCTCTCTGGCTGGCCAGGCCCCCGAAGTAGTTCGGTGCCCCAACGATTTTGCCGGCCCATTCAGCACCATGGGCATTGTCATGCCCATCAAGGATCTGTTGGACCAGGCTTACCTGGACACGCTCCTGCCGGGCGCAGTGGCTGGCGGCGTGGTGGCTGGCACCCTGTGGGGCGTCCCCGATTCATCGGGCAACCACCTGATGCTGCTCTACAACAAGAACCTGGTTACCAAAGTGCCGGCGGACTGGGACGAGCTGATCGCTACGGCCAAGGCTCAGACCAACGAAGCGGCCGGCACCTGGGGCCTGGTCTACAACACTCAGGAGCCCTTCTGGCTGGCGCCGTTCCTGGGCGGTTTCGGTGGCTGGGCGCTGGATGACGCTACGGACATGCCGACCCTGAACACCCCCGAGATGGTCAAAGCACTGCAGTTCATGGCCGACCTGAGCAACAAGCACAAAATCGTGCCGCCCGGCTGCGACTATAACACCGCCGACACACTGTTCAAGGAAGGCAAAGCCGCGTTCTTGATCAATGGCGACTGGTCGCTCGGTGGCTACACCGAGGCGGGGCTGAACTATGGCACCGCTGCTATGCCGGTGATCAAGGAAACCGGCAAGTATCCTTCGCCGATGACCTCCGGGAAGTACTACATGGTTAGCAATGAGGTGAAGAAGGGCACGCCCAAGTTCGAGGCGGTCAAGAAGCTCGTCGAGTTCCTGTGCGGTGAGAAGGCCCAGCAAATGTGGCTGGAAAAGTTCAAGGTACTGCCCTCGAACAAGAAGGTCGCCGAGTCGCCCATCATCCAGTCCGACCCAATCCTGCAGGGCTCCGCGGCACAATTGTCGCACGGCCGTGGTATGCCCGCTGCCCCGCAGTTGCGCTGCTTCTGGGATCCGGCACGACCGGGCCAGCAGGGCGTCATCGCGGGAAGCATCAGCGCTGCTGAGGCAGCAGTCAAGATGCAGGAAGATGCGGATCGCTGCATCAAGGAAGCCGGGCTGGGTCCCAAGAAAAAGATCAAGGTCGGTCTGGTTACCGACGTAGGCAAGGTCAATGATGGCACGTTCAACGAGTTTGCCTACAAGGGCATGATGAAGGCCGTCGAAGAGTTCGGCCTGCAGTCCGCCTTCATTGAGACGCTCGCGCCGACCGACTATGAGAAGAACATCGAGCAGTTCGCCAAGGAAGGGTACGACATGATCATCACGGTCGGCTTCATGATCAATGATGCCACGACCGCGATGGCCAAGAAGTACCCGAACATCAAGTTTGCCGGTGTGGATGAGGGCTCGGATCAGCCGAACTTTGCCGGTCTGGTGTTCTCCGAAGACCAGTCTGGCTTCCTGGCGGGGTGTCTGGCTGGCCTGATGACCAAGAGCAACGTAGTGGGCATTGTGGCTGGTATGGAGATTCCGCCGGTGATCAAGTTCCGCCGTGGCTATCAGAACGGTGTGAAGCACGTCAACCCGAACGCAAAGGTACTGGGTGTGTACATTGACAGCTTCACTGATCCGGCACGAGGTAAGGAAGCTGCTCTGTCCCAGATTGCGGAGAAGGCTGACGTGATCTTTGGCGCCGGTGGGCCGACCGGGTCTGGTGGCATCATGGGTGCTGCGGCGCAGGGTGTCTGGGTCATTGGAGTAGACCAGGACGAATACCTGACGACCTTTGGCAAGGGCAGTGTAGCTGGGGCGAACAAGCTGCTGTCCAGCGCCATGAAGAGAGTCGACGTTGCCGTGTACAGTGCGATTCGCAATGCCGTGATCGATCTGTGGCAGGGCGGCAACGTACTGTTCGAGGCGGAGAACGATGGCGTAGGGCTTGCGCCGTATCACGACACGGAGAGCGCGATTCCTCAGGCCGTAAAGGACAAGCTCACGCAGATTGCTGCTGATATGAAGGCTGGTACTGTGACGAGTGGCGTCAATGCCGAGACCCTCATGGCCAAGAAGATCAAGGTCGGTCTGGTCACGGACGTAGGCAAGGTCAATGACGGTACGTTCAACGAGTTTGCCTACAAAGGCATGATGAAGGCCGCGGAAGAGATGGAGCTGACGACCGCTTTCATCGAGACGCTGGCTCCGACCGACTATGAGAAGAACATCGAGCAGTTCGCCAAGGAAAAGTACGACATGATCATCACGGTCGGCTTCATGATCAATGATGCCACGACCGCGATGGCCAAGAAGTACCCGAACATCAAGTTTGCCGGTGTGGATGAGGGCTCGGATCAGCCGAACTTTGCCGGTCTGGTGTTCTCCGAAGACCAGTCTGGCTTCCTGGCGGGGTGTCTGGCTGGCCTGATGACCAAGAGCAACGTAGTGGGCATTGTGGCTGGTATGGAGATTCCGCCGGTGATCAAGTTCCGCCGTGGCTATCAGAACGGTGTGAAGCACGTCAACCCGAACGCAAAGGTACTGGGTGTGTACATTGACAGCTTCACTGATCCGGCACGAGGTAAGGAAGCTGCTCTGTCCCAGATTGCGGAGAAGGCTGACGTGATCTTTGGCGCCGGTGGGCCGACCGGGTCTGGTGGCATCATGGGTGCTGCGGCGCAGGGTGTCTGGGTCATTGGAGTAGACCAGGACGAATACCTGACGACCTTTGGCAAGGGCAGTGTAGCTGGGGCGAACAAGCTGCTGTCCAGCGCCATGAAGAGAGTCGATGTCGCAGTGTACGACGCCATCAAGAACGCTGCCATGGACAAGTGGCAGGGCGGCAACGTACTGTTTGAGTCGAAGAACGATGGCGTAGGGCTTGCGCCGTATCACGACACTGAGAGCGCGATTCCTCAGGCCGTGAAGGACCAGCTCACGCACATCGCCGCCGAGATGAAGGCGGGCAAGGTTACGAGCGGCGTCAAGCTCTAG
- the malG_1 gene encoding Maltose transport system permease protein MalG: protein MDWHTFFHRTRGDSGFKRLLIHVILIAACIVAIYPILRIFTISIRPGDKLLSTDLSIIPKNATLNSYRQVLFGDPATKRKSDFFLWLWNSLLITLTTACIGVILASSAAYAFSRFKFPGRSPGLIFLLTTQMIPAGMLLLPLYMMLTRLKLINTYLGLIIAYSVTSVPFTIWILKGYFDTIPPDLEEAAMIDGTSRLGAFYRVILPLSTPSLAVAFLFNFTSGWSEYLVARVVLQKAAMYTWPLGIFTYAGQYTLAAGRFAAASMLLAVPSMALFLYSSKWLVSGLTLGGVKG, encoded by the coding sequence ATGGACTGGCACACCTTCTTCCATCGCACGCGCGGCGACAGCGGATTCAAGCGGCTGCTGATCCATGTCATACTTATCGCCGCCTGCATCGTGGCCATCTACCCGATCCTGCGCATCTTTACCATCTCAATTCGACCGGGTGACAAACTGCTGTCGACCGACTTGAGCATTATCCCCAAGAACGCTACGCTCAACAGCTACCGCCAGGTGCTGTTTGGTGATCCGGCCACCAAGCGCAAGTCCGATTTCTTCCTGTGGCTGTGGAACAGCCTGCTGATCACCCTGACCACGGCGTGTATTGGCGTCATCCTGGCGTCGTCGGCGGCATACGCCTTCTCGCGGTTCAAGTTCCCGGGACGCTCACCCGGGTTGATCTTCCTGCTAACCACCCAGATGATCCCGGCGGGTATGCTGCTGTTACCACTCTACATGATGCTCACGCGCCTCAAGCTGATCAACACTTATCTGGGTCTGATCATCGCCTACTCGGTCACGTCTGTGCCGTTCACCATCTGGATCCTCAAGGGGTACTTTGACACGATTCCACCGGATCTCGAGGAGGCGGCCATGATCGATGGCACATCGCGGCTAGGGGCCTTCTACCGGGTGATTCTGCCGTTGTCAACCCCCTCGCTCGCCGTGGCCTTCCTGTTCAACTTTACCAGTGGTTGGAGCGAGTACCTGGTGGCGAGGGTGGTCTTGCAGAAGGCGGCCATGTACACCTGGCCTCTGGGTATTTTTACCTATGCCGGGCAATACACCCTGGCGGCCGGCCGATTCGCGGCTGCCTCGATGCTGCTCGCTGTACCGTCAATGGCTCTGTTTCTCTATTCATCCAAGTGGCTGGTGTCCGGGCTCACGCTGGGCGGTGTCAAAGGCTAG
- the malF_1 gene encoding Maltose transport system permease protein MalF: MISLTPQMMSSSFVTVVRFLLLIIAVLALVEITLYTLFHRRPKNLLLGLLALVVTVALGYVFVRRIWPSPAIVQSTKVIYGVAMLLADVGFYWLTTRERLSRLGIAYLLLAPAFIGISGLVIYPFAYNVYLAFTNMAMTTIRTYTFSLQNGLNNFRAVFTGVVAHDATFWQVLGRSIAWTVINVVFHVAGGMGLALLLNRKMRFRGIYRTLLVFPWAIPQTIACMALRNEFNFQYGFPNVILRTIGLKPIPWLTDGFWAFVAVVISNVWLGIPFMMVILLGGLQSISSEYYEAAEIDGASGWQQFRHITIPLLRPVTTPSIILGAVWTFNALNVIFLITNGNPQEKTDILVSSLYKAAFDFYRYGFAAAFALVIFAFLFLFSLIYVRASGGLKAAYE; this comes from the coding sequence ATGATTAGTCTGACTCCGCAGATGATGAGCAGCTCATTCGTCACCGTTGTGCGCTTTCTGTTGCTCATCATCGCCGTACTTGCACTGGTCGAGATCACGCTCTACACCCTCTTTCACCGTCGCCCCAAGAACCTTCTGCTCGGACTGCTTGCTCTGGTCGTTACAGTAGCTCTGGGCTATGTCTTTGTTCGCAGAATCTGGCCGTCGCCGGCCATTGTGCAATCCACAAAGGTGATCTACGGTGTGGCCATGCTGCTGGCCGACGTAGGCTTTTACTGGCTGACCACTCGTGAACGGTTATCACGGCTTGGCATCGCCTATCTCTTGCTGGCCCCGGCTTTTATCGGCATCAGCGGGCTGGTGATCTACCCCTTTGCCTACAACGTCTATCTGGCGTTCACGAACATGGCCATGACCACCATCAGGACCTATACCTTTAGCTTGCAAAACGGCTTGAACAACTTTAGGGCCGTCTTTACCGGTGTGGTGGCCCACGACGCGACGTTTTGGCAGGTCCTGGGGCGGAGCATCGCCTGGACGGTCATCAATGTCGTCTTTCACGTGGCGGGTGGCATGGGACTGGCGTTGCTGCTGAACCGCAAGATGCGCTTTAGAGGAATCTACCGGACGCTCCTCGTGTTTCCGTGGGCCATCCCGCAGACCATTGCCTGTATGGCGCTGCGCAACGAATTCAACTTTCAGTATGGATTTCCCAACGTGATCCTGCGCACCATCGGGCTCAAACCCATTCCGTGGCTCACCGATGGGTTCTGGGCGTTCGTTGCCGTGGTCATCTCCAATGTCTGGCTGGGCATTCCGTTCATGATGGTGATCCTGCTGGGTGGGTTGCAGAGCATCTCCTCCGAGTACTATGAGGCCGCCGAGATCGATGGTGCGTCTGGCTGGCAGCAGTTCCGCCACATCACGATTCCGCTCCTCAGACCGGTAACGACCCCGTCCATTATCCTGGGCGCTGTGTGGACGTTCAACGCCTTGAACGTGATCTTCCTGATTACGAATGGCAACCCGCAGGAAAAGACGGACATCCTGGTTTCGTCGCTGTACAAGGCGGCCTTTGACTTTTACCGCTATGGCTTTGCCGCCGCGTTCGCGCTGGTGATCTTTGCTTTCCTGTTCCTGTTCAGTCTCATCTACGTCAGGGCTTCAGGCGGCCTGAAGGCAGCCTACGAGTAA
- the udk gene encoding Uridine kinase → MAKPTSSGPSGHPILVIGVAGGTASGKSTVVQAILDRVGRERIAHIQHDSYYRDLSHLPLEERRAFNFDHPNSLDTPLLVQHLRRLRHGHPIEVPTYDFSTYCRLPATRRIEPRPVVILDGILILAEPELRELIDVKLYVDTDADLRLIRRMTRDVAERGRTVESVINQYLSTVRPMHLEFVEPSKRYADVIIPQGGQNVAALELVTARILSLLDQAELPARGS, encoded by the coding sequence ATGGCTAAACCCACGTCGAGCGGTCCGTCTGGTCACCCTATCCTCGTCATTGGTGTAGCCGGAGGAACCGCGTCAGGCAAGTCCACCGTTGTTCAGGCAATCCTCGACCGCGTCGGCCGGGAGCGCATTGCCCACATCCAGCACGATTCTTACTACCGCGACCTGAGCCACCTGCCCCTGGAAGAGCGCCGAGCATTCAACTTTGACCATCCCAATTCCCTCGACACGCCGCTCTTGGTGCAGCACCTTCGCCGCCTGCGGCACGGACACCCAATCGAAGTTCCCACCTATGACTTTTCGACCTACTGCCGTCTCCCGGCCACGCGACGGATAGAGCCGCGACCCGTGGTTATTCTCGATGGCATCCTCATCCTCGCCGAACCCGAACTGCGCGAGTTGATCGACGTCAAGCTCTATGTCGATACAGACGCCGACTTGCGCCTGATCCGACGTATGACCCGCGACGTCGCCGAACGGGGGCGCACCGTCGAGTCGGTGATCAACCAGTACCTTTCTACAGTGCGTCCGATGCACCTCGAGTTCGTGGAGCCTTCCAAGCGCTACGCTGATGTCATCATTCCACAAGGCGGCCAGAACGTAGCCGCGTTGGAGCTGGTGACGGCACGCATACTGTCGCTGCTGGATCAGGCGGAGCTACCTGCTCGTGGCTCCTGA